In Primulina eburnea isolate SZY01 chromosome 14, ASM2296580v1, whole genome shotgun sequence, the following proteins share a genomic window:
- the LOC140812368 gene encoding serine/threonine-protein phosphatase 7 long form homolog isoform X1: MVNTFSWGYVVLAYLYRELCDTSMGLKVYFCGPVQILQIWVWSRITLLCLDRAQQVSMSEEQAADVIQGLPFPPYGARWRRGFSWTHTTHHSVRIMRDMLDMMVEGLVDT; this comes from the exons ATGGTGAATACGTTTAGCTGGGGTTATGTTGTGTTGGCATATCTTTATAGAGAGCTGTGCGACACATCAATGGGATTAAAGGTCTATTTTTGTGGGCCTGTTCAGATATTGCAG ATTTGGGTATGGTCTAGAATTACTCTTCTTTGCCTTGATAGAGCGCAACAAGTATCTATGTCAGAAGAGCAAGCTGCAGATGTGATTCAGGGTCTACCATTCCCACCATACGGCGCACG GTGGAGACGTGGATTCTCTTGGACACACACGACCCATCATTCAGTCCGTATAATGAGAGATATGCTTGACATGATGGTAGAAGGACTGGTAGATACATAA
- the LOC140812368 gene encoding serine/threonine-protein phosphatase 7 long form homolog isoform X2: MVNTFSWGYVVLAYLYRELCDTSMGLKVYFCGPVQILQIWVWSRITLLCLDRAQQVSMSEEQAADVIQGLPFPPYGARWRRGFSWTHTTHHSVRIMRDMLDMMVEGLFL; this comes from the exons ATGGTGAATACGTTTAGCTGGGGTTATGTTGTGTTGGCATATCTTTATAGAGAGCTGTGCGACACATCAATGGGATTAAAGGTCTATTTTTGTGGGCCTGTTCAGATATTGCAG ATTTGGGTATGGTCTAGAATTACTCTTCTTTGCCTTGATAGAGCGCAACAAGTATCTATGTCAGAAGAGCAAGCTGCAGATGTGATTCAGGGTCTACCATTCCCACCATACGGCGCACG GTGGAGACGTGGATTCTCTTGGACACACACGACCCATCATTCAGTCCGTATAATGAGAGATATGCTTGACATGATGGTAGAAGGACTG TTTCTATAG